Proteins from a genomic interval of Eulemur rufifrons isolate Redbay chromosome 10, OSU_ERuf_1, whole genome shotgun sequence:
- the FAM53C gene encoding protein FAM53C isoform X3, with the protein MITLITEQLQKQTLDELKCTRFSISLPLPDHADISNCGNPFQLVSELPWRPRGLRSLPRSRSQPCDLDARKTGVKRRHEEDSRHLRPSLDFDKMNQKPYSGGLCLQETAREGSSISPPWFMACSPPPLSASCSPVGGSSQVLSESEEEEEGAVRWGRQALSKRTLCQQDFGDLDLNLIEEN; encoded by the exons ATGATAACCCTGATCACTGAGCAGCTACAGAAGCAGACTCTGGATGAGCTGAAATGCACACGCTTCAGCATCAGTTTG CCTTTGCCAGATCATGCAGATATCTCCAACTGTGGGAACCCTTTCCAGCTTGTGTCTG AGCTGCCCTGGCGACCTCGAGGTCTTCGCAGCCTTCCCCGAAGCCGTTCACAGCCTTGTGATCTGGATGCCCGCAAAACTGGGGTCAAGCGGCGCCATGAGGAGGACTCCCGGCATCTGCGGCCTTCCTTAGACTTTGACAAGATGAATCAG AAACCATACTCAGGAggtctctgtctccaagaaacagcCCGGGAAGGCAGCAGCATCTCTCCACCATGGTTCATGGCCTGTAGCCCTCCACCCCTCTCTGCTTCCTGCAGCCCCGTTGGGGGTTCCTCCCAGGTGCTGAGTGAGAgcgaagaggaggaggagggggctgtgcGGTGGGGGCGGCAGGCGCTGAGCAAGCGGACACTGTGCCAGCAGGACTTTGGGGACCTGGACTTGAATCTGATTGAGGAGAACTAA
- the FAM53C gene encoding protein FAM53C isoform X2 has protein sequence MVLEWCCSGRRRLTSEPLPDHADISNCGNPFQLVSEGASWRGLPHCSCAEFQDSLNFSYHPSGLSLHLRPPSRGSSPQEQPLSQVLSPEPPDPEKLPVPPAPPSKRHCRSLSVPVDLSRWQPVWRPAPSKLWTPIKHRGSGGGGGPQVPHQSPPKRVSSLRFLQAPSASSQCAPAHRPYSPPFFSLALAQDSSRPCAASPQSGSWESDAESLSPCPPQRRFSLSPSLGPQASRFLPSARSSPASSPELPWRPRGLRSLPRSRSQPCDLDARKTGVKRRHEEDSRHLRPSLDFDKMNQKPYSGGLCLQETAREGSSISPPWFMACSPPPLSASCSPVGGSSQVLSESEEEEEGAVRWGRQALSKRTLCQQDFGDLDLNLIEEN, from the exons ATGGTGCTAGAATGGTGCTGCAGTGGCAGAAGACGGCTCACGAGTGAG CCTTTGCCAGATCATGCAGATATCTCCAACTGTGGGAACCCTTTCCAGCTTGTGTCTG AAGGTGCTTCCTGGAGGGGCCTGCCCCACTGTTCCTGTGCTGAGTTCCAGGACAGCCTCAACTTCAGCTACCATCCCTCAGGCTTGAGCCTGCACCTCAGACCACCCAGTCGGGGAAGCTCCCCGCAGGAGCAGCCCCTTTCCCAAGTCCTAAGCCCTGAGCCCCCAGACCCAGAGAAGCTTCCTGTGCCCCCTGCTCCTCCATCCAAGAGGCACTGCCGCTCACTCTCAGTGCCCGTGGACCTGTCTCGCTGGCAGCCGGTGTGGCGGCCCGCCCCCTCCAAGCTGTGGACTCCCATCAAGCACCGGGGCAGTGGTGGAGGGGGTGGGCCGCAGGTGCCTCACCAGAGCCCCCCAAAGCGGGTCTCCAGCCTCAGGTTCCTCCAAGCTCCCAGTGCCTCTTCTCAATGTGCCCCAGCCCACAGACCCTACAGCCCTCCATTCTtcagcctggccctggcccaaGATTCCTCTCGACCCTGTGCTGCCTCCCCTCAAAGTGGCTCCTGGGAGAGTGATGCTGAGTCCCTGTCACCTTGCCCACCTCAGCGCCGCTTCTccctgtcacccagcctgggccCACAGGCAAGCCGCTTCTTGCCCTCTGCCCGGAGCTCCCCCGCATCCTCCCCAGAGCTGCCCTGGCGACCTCGAGGTCTTCGCAGCCTTCCCCGAAGCCGTTCACAGCCTTGTGATCTGGATGCCCGCAAAACTGGGGTCAAGCGGCGCCATGAGGAGGACTCCCGGCATCTGCGGCCTTCCTTAGACTTTGACAAGATGAATCAG AAACCATACTCAGGAggtctctgtctccaagaaacagcCCGGGAAGGCAGCAGCATCTCTCCACCATGGTTCATGGCCTGTAGCCCTCCACCCCTCTCTGCTTCCTGCAGCCCCGTTGGGGGTTCCTCCCAGGTGCTGAGTGAGAgcgaagaggaggaggagggggctgtgcGGTGGGGGCGGCAGGCGCTGAGCAAGCGGACACTGTGCCAGCAGGACTTTGGGGACCTGGACTTGAATCTGATTGAGGAGAACTAA
- the FAM53C gene encoding protein FAM53C isoform X1 has protein sequence MITLITEQLQKQTLDELKCTRFSISLPLPDHADISNCGNPFQLVSEGASWRGLPHCSCAEFQDSLNFSYHPSGLSLHLRPPSRGSSPQEQPLSQVLSPEPPDPEKLPVPPAPPSKRHCRSLSVPVDLSRWQPVWRPAPSKLWTPIKHRGSGGGGGPQVPHQSPPKRVSSLRFLQAPSASSQCAPAHRPYSPPFFSLALAQDSSRPCAASPQSGSWESDAESLSPCPPQRRFSLSPSLGPQASRFLPSARSSPASSPELPWRPRGLRSLPRSRSQPCDLDARKTGVKRRHEEDSRHLRPSLDFDKMNQKPYSGGLCLQETAREGSSISPPWFMACSPPPLSASCSPVGGSSQVLSESEEEEEGAVRWGRQALSKRTLCQQDFGDLDLNLIEEN, from the exons ATGATAACCCTGATCACTGAGCAGCTACAGAAGCAGACTCTGGATGAGCTGAAATGCACACGCTTCAGCATCAGTTTG CCTTTGCCAGATCATGCAGATATCTCCAACTGTGGGAACCCTTTCCAGCTTGTGTCTG AAGGTGCTTCCTGGAGGGGCCTGCCCCACTGTTCCTGTGCTGAGTTCCAGGACAGCCTCAACTTCAGCTACCATCCCTCAGGCTTGAGCCTGCACCTCAGACCACCCAGTCGGGGAAGCTCCCCGCAGGAGCAGCCCCTTTCCCAAGTCCTAAGCCCTGAGCCCCCAGACCCAGAGAAGCTTCCTGTGCCCCCTGCTCCTCCATCCAAGAGGCACTGCCGCTCACTCTCAGTGCCCGTGGACCTGTCTCGCTGGCAGCCGGTGTGGCGGCCCGCCCCCTCCAAGCTGTGGACTCCCATCAAGCACCGGGGCAGTGGTGGAGGGGGTGGGCCGCAGGTGCCTCACCAGAGCCCCCCAAAGCGGGTCTCCAGCCTCAGGTTCCTCCAAGCTCCCAGTGCCTCTTCTCAATGTGCCCCAGCCCACAGACCCTACAGCCCTCCATTCTtcagcctggccctggcccaaGATTCCTCTCGACCCTGTGCTGCCTCCCCTCAAAGTGGCTCCTGGGAGAGTGATGCTGAGTCCCTGTCACCTTGCCCACCTCAGCGCCGCTTCTccctgtcacccagcctgggccCACAGGCAAGCCGCTTCTTGCCCTCTGCCCGGAGCTCCCCCGCATCCTCCCCAGAGCTGCCCTGGCGACCTCGAGGTCTTCGCAGCCTTCCCCGAAGCCGTTCACAGCCTTGTGATCTGGATGCCCGCAAAACTGGGGTCAAGCGGCGCCATGAGGAGGACTCCCGGCATCTGCGGCCTTCCTTAGACTTTGACAAGATGAATCAG AAACCATACTCAGGAggtctctgtctccaagaaacagcCCGGGAAGGCAGCAGCATCTCTCCACCATGGTTCATGGCCTGTAGCCCTCCACCCCTCTCTGCTTCCTGCAGCCCCGTTGGGGGTTCCTCCCAGGTGCTGAGTGAGAgcgaagaggaggaggagggggctgtgcGGTGGGGGCGGCAGGCGCTGAGCAAGCGGACACTGTGCCAGCAGGACTTTGGGGACCTGGACTTGAATCTGATTGAGGAGAACTAA